The following are encoded together in the Bacteroidales bacterium genome:
- a CDS encoding 4Fe-4S binding protein: METAIISGKGGTGKSSISAAFAMIAGEVVLADCDVDAANLYILFDPEKEEERVYVGGKKAVIDYDLCTNCGLCVDYCRFHAIHTIDGKVEISEVSCDGCKLCARVCPFDAISMVENNLSRMFSGNFRGGKMVYGRLAPGEENSGKLVNMVRAKAKELAKEGNFSHIIIDGPPGIGCAVISAISGVNQVVIVTEPSMSGLHDLKRAVEVTQKFNLNPWVLINKFDLNTEMTVVIENYCRKSGLKIAGKLPFDPIVVDAMVNLKSIPEWAPESEISSRLKKIWRKIVGGKNPC; this comes from the coding sequence ATGGAAACAGCCATCATCAGTGGTAAGGGCGGAACGGGAAAAAGCAGCATCAGTGCTGCATTTGCAATGATTGCCGGAGAGGTAGTGCTGGCCGATTGCGATGTGGACGCTGCCAATCTTTATATCCTTTTCGATCCCGAAAAGGAAGAAGAGCGGGTTTATGTAGGAGGGAAAAAAGCGGTGATTGATTACGATTTATGCACAAATTGTGGTTTGTGTGTTGATTATTGCCGATTTCACGCCATTCATACGATTGATGGAAAAGTGGAGATTTCGGAAGTATCGTGCGATGGGTGTAAGTTGTGCGCCCGCGTTTGTCCGTTTGACGCCATCAGCATGGTTGAGAATAATCTCAGCCGCATGTTTTCCGGAAATTTCAGGGGAGGGAAAATGGTGTATGGACGGTTGGCGCCAGGCGAGGAAAATTCAGGTAAACTTGTCAATATGGTCAGAGCAAAAGCGAAGGAGTTGGCAAAGGAAGGAAACTTCAGCCATATAATCATTGATGGCCCGCCAGGGATTGGCTGTGCTGTGATTTCTGCTATTTCCGGAGTGAATCAGGTAGTAATCGTTACTGAACCGTCGATGTCAGGATTGCACGATTTGAAAAGAGCTGTGGAAGTCACCCAAAAGTTCAACCTGAATCCCTGGGTGTTGATCAACAAATTTGACCTGAACACTGAAATGACTGTCGTAATAGAAAATTATTGCCGGAAATCAGGATTAAAAATTGCCGGAAAGTTGCCTTTTGACCCCATCGTTGTGGATGCCATGGTCAATCTTAAAAGTATCCCCGAATGGGCGCCTGAGTCTGAGATAAGCAGCCGGTTAAAAAAAATTTGGAGGAAAATTGTTGGAGGAAAAAACCCTTGTTAA
- a CDS encoding ATP-binding protein: MTNGEPLKIAIASGKGGTGKTFVATTLFHTLIKRGLQVTLVDCDAEAPNVLEFFNSGKIWEEEVSHQVPVIDTEKCVFCGKCHEYCEYKAIFYLPTMKVIQVMEELCHGCGACSYACEFGAIAEKPVSLGVVSGFLINENSTLIESRINIGVMSPVPLIKAAISKIEPGIAIALFDSPPGTSCPFIQTAARADFIVLVTEPTPFGLSDLRQSVETLRQIDKPCGVIINKASLGNRDVYKYLDQENIPLLLEIPFSREIATAYSSGKMATEAVPALEEQFLQVFSTIKMNYGNSHHQW; encoded by the coding sequence ATGACTAACGGGGAACCGCTGAAAATAGCCATCGCCAGTGGAAAAGGGGGAACCGGAAAAACTTTTGTTGCGACAACCCTTTTTCACACACTCATTAAAAGAGGACTCCAGGTTACTCTGGTGGATTGTGATGCTGAAGCGCCGAATGTGCTTGAGTTTTTTAATTCCGGGAAAATTTGGGAAGAGGAGGTTTCTCATCAGGTACCTGTAATTGATACGGAGAAATGTGTATTCTGCGGTAAGTGCCATGAATACTGTGAGTACAAGGCCATTTTCTATCTCCCCACTATGAAGGTTATTCAGGTAATGGAGGAGCTTTGTCATGGCTGTGGTGCGTGTAGTTACGCGTGTGAGTTTGGTGCTATCGCCGAAAAACCTGTCTCTTTGGGGGTCGTATCCGGATTTTTGATAAATGAAAATTCGACTTTGATCGAGTCAAGAATTAATATTGGTGTGATGTCGCCGGTGCCGCTGATCAAAGCAGCCATAAGTAAAATTGAGCCTGGGATAGCTATTGCATTATTCGATTCACCACCGGGCACTTCATGCCCATTTATTCAAACAGCGGCCCGTGCCGATTTTATTGTTCTGGTCACCGAGCCTACTCCTTTCGGTTTGAGCGACCTTCGCCAAAGCGTCGAAACACTCCGGCAAATAGACAAACCCTGCGGAGTTATTATCAACAAAGCCAGCCTTGGCAACAGAGACGTTTACAAATATCTGGACCAAGAAAATATCCCTTTGCTACTCGAAATCCCATTCAGCCGGGAGATTGCTACTGCTTACAGTAGCGGGAAAATGGCCACTGAAGCAGTACCTGCACTTGAAGAGCAATTCTTACAGGTTTTTTCAACTATAAAAATGAATTATGGAAACAGCCATCATCAGTGGTAA
- a CDS encoding CGGC domain-containing protein produces MMEKIKIGIIICDRYSTCAGGKCLRSLTNREGAFARYKGMEVELAGYTTCSGCPGGNIEYAPEEMKKNGVTHIHFATGFLVGYPPCPHMEHFEQFIKSKYGMEVIFGTHPIPEKYLKTHSKLNTWNTPFLQRAISDTMTDQTTRLNYD; encoded by the coding sequence ATCATGGAAAAAATTAAAATCGGGATCATCATTTGCGATCGTTATTCCACCTGTGCCGGTGGAAAATGCTTACGCTCTTTGACCAATCGCGAAGGTGCCTTTGCAAGGTACAAAGGTATGGAGGTGGAGCTGGCCGGATACACAACCTGCAGCGGTTGCCCGGGAGGTAATATTGAATATGCTCCCGAAGAGATGAAGAAGAACGGTGTGACACACATCCATTTTGCTACCGGATTTCTGGTGGGTTACCCACCCTGCCCTCACATGGAGCATTTCGAACAATTTATCAAAAGCAAGTATGGAATGGAGGTTATTTTTGGAACACACCCAATCCCTGAAAAATACCTAAAAACACACAGCAAACTGAACACATGGAATACCCCCTTTCTTCAGCGGGCGATCAGCGATACCATGACTGATCAAACGACCAGATTGAATTATGACTAA
- a CDS encoding NifB/NifX family molybdenum-iron cluster-binding protein, which yields MKKRIAIPMADGVLCAHFGHCEQFAIIETEDGKIVNETRLTPPPHEPGLLPPWLAEKGVTDVIAGGMGQRAIMIFNQQMINVFVGAPQLPAKELVTEFLQNKLPLSANYCDHGSDHHHGNCTH from the coding sequence ATGAAGAAAAGAATTGCCATTCCAATGGCAGATGGTGTTTTATGTGCACATTTCGGGCACTGCGAGCAGTTTGCCATCATCGAAACAGAAGACGGAAAAATTGTGAACGAAACCAGGCTGACACCGCCACCCCACGAACCGGGATTGTTGCCTCCATGGCTCGCCGAAAAAGGGGTAACCGATGTGATTGCCGGAGGAATGGGGCAGCGCGCAATCATGATTTTTAACCAACAAATGATAAATGTTTTTGTGGGAGCACCGCAATTACCTGCCAAAGAACTGGTCACTGAGTTCTTACAGAATAAGCTACCCCTTTCAGCGAATTATTGCGATCATGGTAGCGATCATCATCATGGAAATTGCACACATTAG
- a CDS encoding DUF5320 domain-containing protein: MPNLNQRGPMGEGPMTGRKMGRCTNFGAGLKGKKSDSSGNADDFAHDDVRGRGFGFGQGGRSRGLGRQNRFRGGGNW, translated from the coding sequence ATGCCAAATTTAAATCAACGTGGTCCAATGGGCGAAGGCCCTATGACCGGTCGTAAAATGGGCAGGTGCACAAATTTCGGCGCCGGTCTGAAAGGAAAAAAATCAGACAGCTCGGGCAATGCCGATGATTTTGCTCATGATGATGTCAGGGGCAGAGGATTCGGTTTTGGCCAAGGTGGTCGGAGTCGTGGATTGGGTCGGCAGAATCGCTTCAGAGGTGGCGGTAACTGGTGA
- a CDS encoding NifB/NifX family molybdenum-iron cluster-binding protein: protein MKVAITSIGNKLESKLDERFGRCAYFVIYDRETGSVEFLPNPNKEALNGAGPASVQLIASRKVQKIVSGEFGIKIKSLLDSLKIQMIVLKDEKKTVEDVINMLNH, encoded by the coding sequence ATGAAAGTTGCCATCACAAGTATTGGAAACAAGTTAGAAAGTAAGTTGGATGAGCGTTTTGGACGCTGTGCCTATTTTGTGATTTATGACCGGGAAACAGGAAGCGTTGAGTTTCTTCCCAATCCCAACAAAGAGGCATTAAACGGAGCCGGTCCGGCTTCCGTTCAGCTGATTGCATCGCGAAAAGTTCAAAAGATTGTTTCCGGCGAATTTGGAATAAAGATCAAATCTTTACTCGACAGTTTGAAAATTCAAATGATTGTGTTGAAAGACGAAAAGAAAACCGTGGAGGATGTGATCAACATGTTAAACCATTAA
- a CDS encoding DUF134 domain-containing protein: protein MSPRPKRLRKISNPPVVSGFKPYGGEPSSGDVFLHFEEYEALRLCDYELMNHHQAAEAMNVSRPTLTRIYSRARQKIAWALVEGKPLIIEGGKVYFDSNWYACNSCGCYFNHPEKDKPLDRCPLCGSDQFENYDAINEEIHEPNPRCTDLCVCPKCGFEKEHQFGKPCRSEVCPECDVNLVRKSQSKINQNN from the coding sequence ATGTCACCACGTCCAAAACGTTTGCGAAAAATCAGTAATCCTCCTGTAGTTTCGGGGTTTAAGCCCTATGGTGGGGAGCCTTCGAGCGGTGATGTTTTCCTGCATTTCGAAGAATACGAAGCGCTTAGGTTATGCGATTATGAACTGATGAATCATCACCAGGCAGCTGAAGCTATGAATGTTTCAAGGCCGACCCTTACAAGAATCTATTCCCGGGCACGACAAAAAATTGCATGGGCGCTGGTTGAAGGTAAACCGCTGATCATCGAAGGTGGCAAAGTTTACTTTGACAGTAACTGGTATGCCTGTAATTCATGTGGTTGCTACTTTAACCACCCCGAAAAGGACAAACCATTGGATAGATGCCCTTTATGCGGAAGCGACCAATTCGAAAATTATGATGCCATCAATGAAGAGATACACGAACCAAATCCCCGATGTACAGACCTTTGTGTTTGTCCGAAGTGTGGTTTCGAAAAAGAGCATCAATTCGGAAAACCCTGTCGCAGTGAGGTTTGTCCTGAGTGTGATGTGAACCTTGTCAGAAAAAGTCAATCAAAAATAAACCAGAATAACTAA
- a CDS encoding SDR family oxidoreductase, translating into MRKRILVTGGAGFLGSHLCERLLGQGHDVVCLDNYFTGQKQNVVHLLNHPYFELVRHDVTMPYFVEVDEIYNLACPASPIHYQYNPIKTVKTSVMGAINMLGLAKRIRAKVLQASTSEVYGDPEVHPQQEEYWGHVNPIGERACYDEGKRAAETLFVNYHKQNDVRIKIIRIFNTYGPRMHPNDGRVVSNFIVQALQNRDITIYGDGMQTRSFCYVDDLIEGMISMMNTNDEITGPINVGNPGEFTILQLAELVIKMTGSKSKIVYRPLPTDDPMQRKPDITKARQILNWQPTIPLEEGLKNTIDYFKKTI; encoded by the coding sequence ATGAGAAAACGTATCCTTGTTACAGGGGGCGCCGGATTCCTGGGTTCACACCTTTGCGAACGGCTGCTCGGTCAGGGCCATGATGTGGTGTGTCTCGACAACTACTTTACCGGGCAAAAACAAAATGTTGTTCACCTGCTTAATCATCCCTATTTTGAATTGGTGCGCCACGATGTAACCATGCCTTACTTTGTAGAAGTGGACGAGATTTACAACCTGGCATGCCCCGCATCTCCCATCCACTACCAGTACAACCCGATTAAAACCGTCAAAACATCGGTGATGGGCGCCATCAATATGCTGGGGCTGGCCAAGCGCATCCGGGCAAAGGTGCTTCAGGCATCTACCAGCGAGGTGTATGGAGACCCGGAAGTTCACCCTCAACAGGAAGAATACTGGGGACATGTTAATCCTATCGGAGAACGTGCCTGCTACGACGAAGGAAAACGCGCCGCAGAAACTCTTTTTGTAAACTATCATAAACAAAACGACGTAAGGATTAAAATCATCAGAATTTTTAATACTTATGGACCACGTATGCACCCCAATGACGGACGTGTTGTTTCAAACTTCATTGTCCAGGCATTACAAAACAGAGACATCACAATCTATGGCGATGGAATGCAAACCCGCAGTTTCTGCTATGTTGACGATCTGATTGAAGGGATGATCAGCATGATGAATACGAATGATGAGATTACCGGACCGATAAATGTTGGTAATCCCGGTGAATTCACCATTTTACAATTGGCCGAACTGGTGATTAAAATGACCGGCTCAAAATCGAAGATTGTTTACCGGCCACTACCCACCGACGATCCGATGCAACGCAAACCCGACATCACTAAAGCCAGGCAAATACTCAACTGGCAACCCACCATCCCACTTGAAGAAGGCCTTAAGAATACAATCGATTACTTTAAAAAAACGATCTGA
- a CDS encoding UDP-glucose/GDP-mannose dehydrogenase family protein, producing MKIVIVGSGYVGLVTGACFAEVGIDVTCVDIDVAKIEKLKNGISPIYEPGLDDMLVRNISREKLRFTTDLASCINDAEVIFSAVGTPPDEDGSADLKYVLDVARTVGQQMTKHLIIVTKSTVPVGTAKKVRKAIQEELDKRGEQISFDVVSNPEFLKEGAAIEDFMRPDRIVVGVETDFARDVMSKLYRPFTLNNHPVIFMDVPSAEMTKYAANAMLATRISFMNDIANLCELVGADVNMVRKGIGSDSRIGSKFLYSGIGYGGSCFPKDVKALMKTGEEYNHKLRIIQAVEDVNEDQKSVLFHKLENYFDGRLKGLNIAMWGLSFKPQTDDMREAPSLVLIEKLIKAGCKVKAYDPAAMEEAHRRIGDVIEYAKDPLDALLDADALLLVTEWIEFRFPNYKVMQKLMAKHVIFDGRNIYDRNEMKEACFDYFCIGVNTGL from the coding sequence ATGAAAATTGTAATTGTAGGATCGGGTTATGTCGGACTGGTAACCGGCGCTTGTTTTGCCGAAGTAGGGATTGATGTAACCTGCGTTGACATTGATGTGGCTAAGATTGAAAAGCTGAAGAACGGGATTTCGCCGATTTATGAACCCGGCCTCGATGATATGTTGGTACGAAATATTTCACGCGAAAAGCTTCGGTTCACTACTGATTTAGCTTCATGTATCAACGATGCTGAAGTGATCTTTTCAGCTGTTGGAACCCCACCGGATGAGGATGGGAGCGCCGACCTGAAATATGTGCTTGACGTGGCCCGCACAGTTGGACAACAAATGACCAAACATTTAATCATCGTCACAAAAAGTACTGTTCCAGTTGGAACGGCCAAAAAAGTCAGGAAAGCCATTCAGGAAGAGTTAGACAAACGTGGCGAACAAATCTCTTTCGATGTCGTTTCAAACCCTGAATTCCTCAAAGAAGGAGCTGCCATTGAGGACTTCATGAGACCTGATCGCATTGTGGTAGGAGTCGAAACAGATTTTGCCCGCGATGTAATGAGCAAACTATACCGGCCCTTCACACTAAATAATCACCCGGTGATTTTCATGGACGTTCCTTCAGCAGAAATGACCAAGTACGCCGCAAACGCCATGCTTGCCACACGTATCAGCTTTATGAACGATATTGCAAACCTTTGCGAACTGGTTGGTGCCGATGTCAATATGGTTCGCAAAGGTATCGGCAGCGACTCACGGATTGGCAGTAAATTCCTCTATTCAGGAATCGGATATGGTGGTTCATGCTTCCCAAAAGATGTTAAAGCGCTGATGAAAACCGGAGAGGAATACAACCACAAACTCAGGATAATCCAGGCTGTTGAAGATGTGAACGAAGATCAGAAATCAGTGTTGTTTCATAAGCTGGAGAACTATTTCGATGGCCGTTTAAAAGGATTAAACATTGCTATGTGGGGGTTGTCGTTCAAACCACAAACTGATGATATGCGCGAAGCCCCTTCACTTGTCTTGATCGAAAAGCTTATCAAAGCCGGATGTAAAGTTAAAGCTTATGATCCGGCGGCCATGGAGGAGGCTCACCGTCGCATCGGTGATGTGATCGAGTACGCCAAGGATCCACTCGATGCTTTGCTCGATGCTGATGCTTTACTGCTTGTCACCGAGTGGATCGAGTTCCGCTTCCCCAACTACAAAGTGATGCAAAAGCTGATGGCTAAACATGTGATTTTTGACGGTCGCAATATTTATGACCGCAACGAAATGAAAGAAGCCTGCTTTGATTATTTCTGTATCGGAGTTAACACCGGATTATAG
- a CDS encoding DUF2461 domain-containing protein has product MELILNFLTELKKNNSREWFTASKDWYQEVKNQHEEFTAQLIKEIAAFDGDIGFLMPKDCIFRIYRDVRFSKDKDPFKTNMGAYMSRGGKNSHFSGYYLHIEPGSSFIGGGKWMPPADILKLIRLEIYHFPGEFKSIINHPDFVSKFGVMNGDKLKKPPKDFPPEFADVDLLKYKSYVVGMNLTDETVRSSRLLSQAAEAFRTMMPFIRFLNRAVDER; this is encoded by the coding sequence ATGGAACTAATACTCAATTTTCTTACTGAACTTAAAAAGAACAATTCCCGCGAATGGTTTACCGCAAGCAAGGACTGGTACCAGGAAGTGAAAAACCAACATGAAGAATTTACCGCGCAACTGATAAAAGAGATTGCTGCCTTTGACGGTGATATCGGTTTCCTGATGCCAAAAGATTGCATTTTCAGGATTTATCGCGATGTCAGGTTCAGCAAGGACAAAGATCCTTTCAAAACCAACATGGGCGCCTACATGAGCCGTGGCGGAAAGAACAGCCATTTCTCCGGTTATTACCTGCATATCGAGCCGGGCAGTTCGTTCATTGGGGGCGGAAAATGGATGCCTCCGGCTGATATCCTCAAACTGATCAGGTTGGAGATTTACCATTTCCCCGGAGAGTTTAAAAGCATCATTAACCATCCTGATTTTGTCAGCAAATTCGGAGTCATGAACGGTGATAAGCTGAAAAAGCCACCAAAAGACTTCCCGCCAGAGTTTGCAGATGTTGATCTGCTTAAGTATAAGAGTTACGTCGTTGGAATGAATCTGACCGATGAAACGGTAAGGAGCAGCAGACTTTTGTCGCAGGCGGCAGAAGCATTTCGCACCATGATGCCCTTTATCCGGTTTCTAAACCGGGCAGTAGATGAGCGATAG
- a CDS encoding MFS transporter, translating into MKKLSTSTGTMLKLTLLLTGSMTVLAGAGITAAIPEIQLQFRDVPNAGLLSKLVLTIPALVIALLAPFAGQIVDRSGRKKPLMISLTLYALAGTSGFYLNGLYFILAGRALLGLAVAGLMTVNTTLIGDYFDGTERSRFMGLQGAFMSFGGVTFVMAGGILADISWRAPFLVYAFSIIILFLTIFYIYEPEIFTQQIRNKPPRDQDHQINNYLLVYGVAFLGMLFFYVIPTQVPFLLHQTGKLSNAAIGYSISAAILAGALASLQYGRLKSRFSFYQIYALTFTLMGAGYFIIMFVNDFWPILAGLILAGLGTGLLMPNTNLWLITLAPAERRGRMVGLLNMAVYAGQFLSPVILYPLVQWHSLHFSIGICGIIMLVMALAFLLKTRKKTLIVENHSG; encoded by the coding sequence TTGAAAAAATTAAGCACTTCTACCGGAACTATGCTAAAGCTAACATTGCTGTTGACCGGCAGTATGACCGTATTGGCCGGGGCAGGTATCACCGCTGCCATCCCTGAGATACAACTTCAATTTCGGGATGTACCCAATGCCGGGCTTCTGAGCAAGCTTGTTTTGACCATCCCGGCATTAGTGATTGCCCTGCTGGCTCCTTTTGCGGGGCAAATCGTTGACAGGTCGGGACGCAAAAAGCCTTTAATGATTTCGCTTACCCTTTACGCTTTGGCCGGCACATCAGGATTTTATCTGAACGGTCTTTATTTTATACTTGCAGGACGCGCCCTCCTTGGGTTGGCGGTGGCGGGGTTAATGACCGTAAACACTACTTTGATAGGTGATTATTTTGATGGAACAGAGCGAAGCCGTTTTATGGGTTTACAGGGGGCATTTATGTCGTTTGGTGGGGTGACTTTTGTAATGGCCGGAGGTATTTTGGCTGACATTTCGTGGAGGGCGCCTTTCCTGGTTTACGCTTTTTCCATTATTATTCTGTTTCTGACCATATTCTACATCTACGAACCGGAAATATTTACTCAACAAATCAGGAATAAACCCCCTCGGGACCAGGATCATCAAATAAATAATTACCTGTTGGTTTATGGTGTTGCGTTTCTTGGTATGTTGTTTTTCTATGTAATTCCCACGCAAGTGCCTTTTTTGCTTCATCAAACCGGTAAGTTGTCAAACGCTGCCATCGGTTATTCTATCAGTGCAGCCATTCTTGCCGGCGCGCTGGCTTCATTACAATACGGCAGACTTAAATCGCGATTCAGCTTTTACCAGATTTATGCACTTACTTTTACGTTGATGGGCGCCGGTTATTTCATCATCATGTTTGTGAACGATTTCTGGCCAATTCTTGCCGGATTAATTCTTGCCGGGCTTGGTACAGGTTTGCTGATGCCCAATACCAATCTGTGGCTCATCACTCTTGCACCCGCTGAACGACGTGGCAGGATGGTCGGGTTGCTCAATATGGCTGTGTATGCGGGGCAATTTCTTTCACCGGTTATCCTGTATCCATTGGTGCAATGGCACTCCTTACATTTTTCAATTGGCATTTGCGGGATTATCATGTTAGTCATGGCTTTGGCTTTTCTACTCAAAACCAGAAAGAAAACACTCATCGTTGAAAATCACTCTGGTTAG
- a CDS encoding carbon starvation protein A, whose amino-acid sequence MHPLLLMVLVFGGYILMYRFYGRFISRKIFKIDVKVKVPSETMNDGFDYVPTKKEIIFGHHFTSIAGTGPIVGPAIAIIWGWVPAVLWVFFGSIFIGAVHDFGVLIASMRNRGHSIAEITGIYLNKRTKVFFYIIGLLELWIFIAILGLIMAIIFDMYPGSVVPIWLEIPIAVWLGFQVYRRGKDFLKLSIIAVIIMYVTVILGNYIPLRITEIFGIPATGIWTILLLIYAFIASILPVTTLLQPRDFINSHQLILAMGLLVVGIVFSSFNAEFGFVAPAYNPVPVDAPPLWPFIFIIIACGAVSGFHAIVSSGTSSKQVASEKDALFVGYGSMLIEGALALLVIIAVGAGIGLGFTTENGAVITGISAWGSNYGSWAAASGMASKINVFVEGSANMITAAGIPKTIAVIIMGVFVASFAGTSLDTSARMQRFFLQELFGKGMNSPFRNNYFATAIVIISAAILAFVTGTDGKGALMLWPLFGIINQVLAALALVVLTVYLKKKGGLRWIITAIPAVFMGFNTLWAALLNQISWDKQHNWLLLAVNAVIIILSFWVIIEGVLIFFKTKTESAKV is encoded by the coding sequence ATGCATCCGCTTTTACTTATGGTTCTGGTTTTTGGCGGCTATATTTTAATGTACCGCTTTTATGGAAGATTTATCAGCCGAAAGATCTTTAAGATTGATGTAAAAGTCAAAGTTCCATCCGAAACAATGAATGACGGATTTGACTATGTTCCTACCAAAAAGGAGATTATTTTCGGTCACCATTTCACTTCCATTGCCGGTACAGGGCCAATTGTCGGGCCTGCCATTGCAATCATCTGGGGTTGGGTGCCGGCAGTGTTGTGGGTTTTCTTTGGAAGTATTTTTATCGGCGCCGTGCATGATTTTGGTGTTTTGATAGCCTCAATGCGCAACCGCGGCCATTCCATAGCTGAGATTACCGGTATTTATCTGAATAAGCGCACGAAGGTGTTTTTTTACATCATCGGGTTGTTGGAACTTTGGATTTTCATTGCCATTCTTGGACTTATAATGGCTATCATTTTCGACATGTACCCAGGTTCTGTGGTTCCAATATGGCTTGAGATTCCAATTGCAGTCTGGCTTGGTTTCCAGGTGTACCGCAGGGGAAAAGATTTTCTTAAACTTAGCATCATTGCGGTGATAATTATGTACGTAACTGTAATCCTTGGCAATTATATTCCGTTGAGAATTACTGAAATTTTTGGAATTCCTGCCACCGGTATCTGGACCATTCTCTTACTTATTTATGCTTTTATAGCTTCAATTTTACCGGTTACTACTTTACTCCAACCGCGCGATTTCATCAATTCACACCAGTTGATACTTGCAATGGGATTGCTTGTAGTTGGGATCGTTTTCTCGTCATTTAATGCAGAGTTTGGTTTTGTTGCTCCGGCTTACAATCCTGTTCCGGTTGATGCGCCTCCGCTTTGGCCATTTATCTTCATTATTATAGCGTGCGGCGCTGTTTCCGGGTTTCATGCCATTGTTTCGTCCGGCACCTCATCCAAGCAGGTGGCCAGCGAAAAGGATGCGTTGTTTGTAGGTTATGGAAGTATGCTTATCGAAGGGGCACTTGCACTTTTGGTTATTATCGCAGTGGGAGCGGGAATTGGGTTAGGGTTCACAACAGAAAACGGTGCAGTAATAACTGGCATTTCAGCCTGGGGGAGTAATTATGGTTCATGGGCAGCAGCCTCAGGAATGGCTTCAAAAATCAACGTTTTTGTTGAAGGATCGGCCAACATGATCACAGCCGCCGGCATCCCAAAAACAATCGCAGTAATTATTATGGGTGTGTTTGTTGCCTCTTTTGCCGGAACCAGCCTTGACACTTCAGCCCGAATGCAGCGTTTTTTCCTTCAGGAACTTTTTGGGAAGGGTATGAATAGTCCTTTTCGAAACAACTATTTCGCTACTGCCATTGTAATCATTTCCGCTGCAATTCTGGCTTTTGTCACCGGCACCGATGGAAAAGGCGCGCTTATGCTCTGGCCTTTGTTTGGGATTATTAACCAGGTGCTTGCTGCCCTCGCATTAGTCGTGCTTACGGTTTACCTTAAAAAGAAAGGAGGACTTCGGTGGATCATTACCGCCATACCTGCTGTTTTCATGGGGTTCAACACTTTGTGGGCAGCTTTACTGAACCAGATTTCATGGGACAAGCAACACAATTGGCTCCTGCTGGCAGTCAATGCTGTAATCATTATCCTTTCATTTTGGGTAATTATCGAAGGCGTGCTCATCTTTTTCAAAACCAAAACCGAAAGTGCAAAAGTTTGA